TTAGTTTTTCCGTGGAAACGGTGAGAAGTGTAAGCACGGAAACGTTTCAAGCCACCAGAACCTGTACGTTTGAAACGTTTAGCTGATGCGCGGTGTGTTTTTTGTTTTGGCATGATATTTTTCTCCTTTTTCTAACTTCTGACAGATTACTTTTTGTCAGGGATTGGTGCTAACTGCATGAACATTTGACGTCCATCCATTTTAGCTCTT
This Streptococcus anginosus DNA region includes the following protein-coding sequences:
- the rpmI gene encoding 50S ribosomal protein L35, with protein sequence MPKQKTHRASAKRFKRTGSGGLKRFRAYTSHRFHGKTKKQRRHLRKAAMVHSGDFKRIKAMLTGLK